The Labeo rohita strain BAU-BD-2019 chromosome 19, IGBB_LRoh.1.0, whole genome shotgun sequence genome window below encodes:
- the ndrg1a gene encoding protein NDRG1a isoform X1 → MDDIQVVESKPLIGDKDLQGLKEAVQQLVIKEHDVETPFGRVHCTMKGVPKGDRPVILTYHDIGLNHKSCFDTLFNHEDMQEIMQHFAVCHVDAPGQQEGANTFATGYEYPSMDQLSETLPSILKHFGLKSVIGMAVGAGAYILSKFALDYPAMVEGLVLININPCAEGWMDWAAHKISGWTHAMPDMIISHLFGKEEIQQNHDLIGRYRHHIVNDMNQFNLQLFVKSYNSRRDLEIERPVPGGHINVRTLKCPSLLVVGDSSPAVEAVVECNTKLDPTKTTLLKMADCGGLPQVDQPGKLTEAFKYFIQGMGYMPSASMTRLVRSRTASGSSVTSFDGNRSRSHTNEGNRSRSHTNEGRARAHTSENQRTRSHTDNMDSSVDQAPKSTEVSC, encoded by the exons ATGGATGATATCCAAGTAGTTGAGTCAAAGCCTCTGATCGGAGACAAGGATTTGCAA GGGCTAAAAGAGGCTGTCCAGCAGTTGGTGATTAAG GAACATGATGTGGAGACTCCATTTGGCAGAGTCCACTGTACCATGAAAGGGGTTCCTAAGGGTGACCGGCCTGTCATCCTCACCTACCATGATATTGGATTGAACC ataaaagctgctttgacacctTGTTCAACCATGAGGATATGCAGGAGATCATGCAGCACTTTGCTGTGTGTCATGTAGATGCACCAGGGCAGCAAGAGGGAGCAAACACCTTCGCCACTGG atatgaGTACCCTTCCATGGACCAACTGTCTGAGACACTTCCATCAATTCTTAAACATTTTGG ACTGAAGAGTGTGATCGGCATGGCTGTTGGAGCAGGTGCTTATATCCTTTCTAAGTTTGCG TTGGATTACCCTGCTATGGTGGAAGGCCTCGTGCTAATAAACATCAACCCATGCGCTGAGGGCTGGATGGACTGGGCAGCACACAAA ATCTCTGGTTGGACTCACGCCATGCCTGACATGATCATCTCTCACCTGTTTGGAAAG GAGGAAATCCAGCAGAACCATGACCTCATTGGCAGATACCGTCACCACATTGTGAATGACATGAACCAGTTCAATCTGCAACTCTTTGTCAAGTCCTACAACAG CCGAAGAGACTTGGAAATCGAGAGGCCTGTGCCTGGTGGCCACATCAATGTCAGAACTCTAAA GTGTCCTTCACTTCTGGTAGTTGGAGACAGTTCCCCTGCAGTGGAGGCTGTG GTTGAGTGCAACACAAAGCTGGACCCGACTAAAACCACACTGCTTAAG atGGCTGACTGTGGAGGCTTGCCCCAGGTCGACCAG CCTGGGAAGCTAACAGAGGCTTTCAAGTACTTCATTCAAGGCATGGGTTACA TGCCTTCTGCCAGCATGACCCGCCTGGTGCGTTCCCGCACAGCATCCGGATCCAGCGTCACTTCCTTTGACGGCAACCGCAGCAGGTCGCACACCAACGAGGGCAACCGCAGTCGCTCCCACACCAACGAGGGCCGTGCCCGAGCCCACACCTCCGAGAACCAACGCACACGCTCGCACACCGACAACATGGACAGTTCTGTGGACCAAGCTCCCAAGTCCACCGAAGTGTCCTGTTAG
- the ndrg1a gene encoding protein NDRG1a isoform X2: protein MVLEDSDMELVFEIEVAEHDVETPFGRVHCTMKGVPKGDRPVILTYHDIGLNHKSCFDTLFNHEDMQEIMQHFAVCHVDAPGQQEGANTFATGYEYPSMDQLSETLPSILKHFGLKSVIGMAVGAGAYILSKFALDYPAMVEGLVLININPCAEGWMDWAAHKISGWTHAMPDMIISHLFGKEEIQQNHDLIGRYRHHIVNDMNQFNLQLFVKSYNSRRDLEIERPVPGGHINVRTLKCPSLLVVGDSSPAVEAVVECNTKLDPTKTTLLKMADCGGLPQVDQPGKLTEAFKYFIQGMGYMPSASMTRLVRSRTASGSSVTSFDGNRSRSHTNEGNRSRSHTNEGRARAHTSENQRTRSHTDNMDSSVDQAPKSTEVSC from the exons ATGGTTCTCGAGGACTCTGATATGGAATTAGTATTCGAGATAGAAGTCGCT GAACATGATGTGGAGACTCCATTTGGCAGAGTCCACTGTACCATGAAAGGGGTTCCTAAGGGTGACCGGCCTGTCATCCTCACCTACCATGATATTGGATTGAACC ataaaagctgctttgacacctTGTTCAACCATGAGGATATGCAGGAGATCATGCAGCACTTTGCTGTGTGTCATGTAGATGCACCAGGGCAGCAAGAGGGAGCAAACACCTTCGCCACTGG atatgaGTACCCTTCCATGGACCAACTGTCTGAGACACTTCCATCAATTCTTAAACATTTTGG ACTGAAGAGTGTGATCGGCATGGCTGTTGGAGCAGGTGCTTATATCCTTTCTAAGTTTGCG TTGGATTACCCTGCTATGGTGGAAGGCCTCGTGCTAATAAACATCAACCCATGCGCTGAGGGCTGGATGGACTGGGCAGCACACAAA ATCTCTGGTTGGACTCACGCCATGCCTGACATGATCATCTCTCACCTGTTTGGAAAG GAGGAAATCCAGCAGAACCATGACCTCATTGGCAGATACCGTCACCACATTGTGAATGACATGAACCAGTTCAATCTGCAACTCTTTGTCAAGTCCTACAACAG CCGAAGAGACTTGGAAATCGAGAGGCCTGTGCCTGGTGGCCACATCAATGTCAGAACTCTAAA GTGTCCTTCACTTCTGGTAGTTGGAGACAGTTCCCCTGCAGTGGAGGCTGTG GTTGAGTGCAACACAAAGCTGGACCCGACTAAAACCACACTGCTTAAG atGGCTGACTGTGGAGGCTTGCCCCAGGTCGACCAG CCTGGGAAGCTAACAGAGGCTTTCAAGTACTTCATTCAAGGCATGGGTTACA TGCCTTCTGCCAGCATGACCCGCCTGGTGCGTTCCCGCACAGCATCCGGATCCAGCGTCACTTCCTTTGACGGCAACCGCAGCAGGTCGCACACCAACGAGGGCAACCGCAGTCGCTCCCACACCAACGAGGGCCGTGCCCGAGCCCACACCTCCGAGAACCAACGCACACGCTCGCACACCGACAACATGGACAGTTCTGTGGACCAAGCTCCCAAGTCCACCGAAGTGTCCTGTTAG